CCGCTTGTGCTGTACTTCGCCACGAGCGGCGCATTCATGTTCGGCTATGCGAAGCCCGTGCCCGTCGCCTTCGGCAATCTGCGCAATCCGCGCTGGGGCTCGATGTGGGTCGCGCTCGCGGGGCCGCTGTGCAATTTCGCGCAGGCGCTCGTCTGGGGCATATTTGGCGTCGCGCTCGCAGCGATGAATATCGACGAGCCGTTCTTCACGCGCATGGCGGGTGCGGGCGTCGGCGTGAACCTGGTGCTCGGCGTGCTGAACCTCTTTCCGTTGCCGCCGCTCGACGGTGGCCGCGTGCTGACGGCCCTATTGCCCGTGCGCCCGGCGATGGCGCTCGCGCGCATCGAGCCTTACGGTTTCTTCATCGTGATGGCGCTCGTGATGACGGGCGCGTTGACGCGTTTCTGGCTGCGTCCGCTCGTGAATATCGGCTATGAGGCCGTGACGGTTATCCTGACACCTCTCGTTTCGCTTCTATAAATCAAAACCATGTACCCCGACCGTATCTTCTCCGGCATGCGGCCTACCGGCTCGCTGCACCTCGGCCACTATCACGGCGTGCTGAAAAACTGGGTGCGCCTGCAGTCCGAGTACCCGTGCTTCTTCTGCGTGGTCGACTGGCATGCGCTGACCACTCACTATGAAACGCCGGAAGTCATCGAGAAGAACGTCTGGGATGTGCTGATCGACTGGCTCGCTTCGGGCATCGATCCGGCGCAGGCGACGCTGTTCATCCAGAGCCGCGTGCCCGAGCACGCCGAACTCTCGCTGCTGCTCGGCATGAGCACGCCGCTCAGCTGGCTCGAACGCGTGCCGACCTACAAGGAACAGATCGAGAAGCTGCGCGACAAGGATCTCGGCACGTACGGCTTCCTCGGCTATCCCGTGCTGATGGCGGCCGACATCCTGCTGTACCGCGCGTCGCTCGTGCCCGTCGGCGAGGACCAGGTGCCGCACGTCGAAATGGCGCGCGAAATGGCGCGGCGCTTCAACCACATGTACGGGCGCGAACCCGGCTTCGAGGAGAAGGCGAACGAAGCCGCGAAGAAGCTCGGCGGCAAGCGCTCGAAGCTTTATCACGAACTGCGCGTCGCGTATCAGCAGGAAGGCCAGGAAGAAGCGCTCGAAAAGGCGCGCGCAATGCTGTCGGAGTCACAAAGCCTGTCGATGAGCGATCGCGAGCGCCTGTTCGGTTATCTCGAAGGCTCGCGCAAGATCATCCTGCCCGAGCCGCAGGTGCTGCTGACGGAAGCGTCGCGCATGCCCGGCCTCGACGGTCAGAAGATGTCGAAGTCGTACGGCAACACGATCGGCCTGCGCGAAGACGCCGAGACGATCACGAAGAAAGTCCGCACCATGCCGACCGACCCGGCGCGCGTGCGCCGCACCGATCCGGGCGATCCGGACAAATGCCCCGTATGGCAGCTTCATCAGGTCTACACCGACGCTGACACGCACGAGTGGGTGCAAAAGGGCTGCCGCACGGCGGGCATCGGGTGCCTGGAGTGCAAGCAGCCGGTGATCGAAGGCATTTTGCGCGAGCAGCAGCCGATGCTCGAACGTGCGCAGAAGTACATGGACGATCCGTCCCTGCTGCGCGCGATCGTCGCTGACGGTTGCGACAAGGCGCGCCGTTTCGCGTCGGAGACGATGCGCGACGTGCGCGAAGCGATGGGCCTGTCGTACACCTGATGACGGGCGGCCAGAACCTGGGCGCGTCTGGCGCGAGCCATGCGGCGATCGGCGAGCCGTCGCGCTGGGTCAAGCGCTGGGCGCACCTGGTCGAAGCGGGCGGCGCGGTGCTCGACGTGGCATCGGGGGCGGGGCGGCACGCGCGGTTTTTCGCGGCGCGCGGCCATCCCGTTACGGCAATCGACCGCGATGCCGCCGCTCTGGAGTCGATGAACGGCGTGGACGGCATCACGACCGTCGCCGCCGATATCGAAAACGGTCCGTGGCCGCTGCCGGCGGATGCGCAATTCGCCGCCGTCGTCGTCACGAACTATCTGCATCGTCCGCTCTTTCCCCAATTGCTCGGCGCGCTCGCGCCTGGCGGCGTGTTGGTCTACGAAACCTTCGCCCAAGGCAACGAAACGGTCGGCAAGCCTTCGAACCCCGCTTTTCTGCTCGCGCCCGGCGAGCTGCTCGATACGATGCGCGGACTGTTACGTGTCGTTGCATTTCAAGATGGATTCCTCGCGGAGCCGCGTCCCGCCTACGTGCAGCGCATTTGCGCGGTGCGCGAGCCGGATGGGTCGGTCGAAACGAAAGATACGGGTGTTCCCCCGCGTTACGATCTGACCGGTTAATCCGCTACAATCGCAGTTTATTGTACAAATTCATGGCGTTTCATGGCTAACGGCACTCAGCAAGACGGCGTCGCGATTCGCGGCAGCATTCCCGCCATCATCACTCCGATGCTCGAAGACGGCAGTCTCGATCTCCCCGCCTTCCGCAAACTGGTCGACTGGCACATCGAAGAGGGCACGAACGGTCTGGTCGTGGTCGGCACGAGCGGCGAGTCGGCGACGCTGTCGGTCGAAGAGCACGTGCTGATGGTCCGGACGGCCGTCGAGCAGGCAGCCGGCCGCATTCCCGTGATCGCGGGCGCGGGCGCCAATTCGACGACGGAAGCCATCGAGTTGACCGAGCAGGCGAAGAAAGTGGGTGCCGATGCCACGCTTCAGGTCGTGCCGTACTACAACAAGCCGACGCAGGAAGGCATCTACCGCCATTTCTCGAAAATCGCCGAGACGGTCGATCTTCCCGTGATCCTGTACAACGTGCCGGGCCGCACGGTCGCGGACATGTCGAACGAGACGATCCTGCGTCTCGCGAACGTGCCGGGCATCATCGGCGTGAAGGAAGCGACGGGTAACATCGATCGCGCTGCGCATCTGATCAAGTCGGCGCCGGCGCACTTCGGCATTTACAGCGGTGACGATCCGACCGCGATTGCGCTGATGCTGCTGGGCGGCCACGGCAATATCTCGGTGACGGCGAACATCGCGCCGCGCTTGATGAGCGACCTGTGCAAGGCCGCGCTCGCAGCCGACGCGAAGACGGCGCGTGAAATCCATCTGAAACTTCTCTCGCTGCACAAGAACCTCTTTATCGAATCGAATCCGATTCCTGCCAAGTGGGCATTGCAGCAACTGGGCCGCGTCAAGGGCGGCATCCGTCTGCCTCTTACGCCGCTCGACGCGCGTTACCACGACGTGGTTCGCGCCGCGCTGCGCGAGGCTGGGCTGCTCGGCTGAGCGTCTGACATTTCAGGCGCCTCCCGGCATTTTTTCAACTGACGTCGATATCGCCCACGGTCCGCACCGATCCAGGCAGCGCGTTTAGCTTCACGAAGGACCCCATGAAACGTTCCGCACTTTCCCTCCACGCAACGCGCCTGGCGGCGCTGACGCTTGCGGCTGGCGCGATCGCGTCGCTTTCTGGCTGCGAGTCGCTGAACGACATGCTCGCGTCGGACCGAGTGAACTACAAGGCAACCGCGAGTGCGCCGCCGCTCGCCGTGCCTAGCGATCTGTCCGCTGCGCAAATCGACCAGCGCTACGTGGCGCCTCCTGCAGGCGCGGCGCTCGGCGGCGCGCCGCAACGCGCGAAGACCACAGCGGGCAACCTGACGGAAGGCGTGCCGAGCACGCAAGACCCGCTGGGCATGCATATCGAGCGCGACGGCGACCGCCGCTGGCTCGTCGTGGACGGCCGTTCGCCGGAACAGCTGTGGCCGCAGTTGCAGGAGTTCTGGACCGAGAACGGTTTCTCGCTGAAGACCGACGCGCCGACCACGGGCATCATGTCGACCGACTGGGCGGAAAATCGCGCGAACATTCCGGATGACTGGTTCCGTCGCACGATCGGCAAGGTGGTCGATTTCGCTTACTCGTCGGGCACGCGCGACAGCTTCCGCACGCTGGTTTCGCGCGATTCGAGCGGCACAGGCGCAACCGATATCTCGATCACGCACTCGGCGATGGAAGAAGTGCTGACGGGACAGGACAAGACCTCGTCGCGCTGGGTCGAGCGTCCGCGCGATCCCGCGCTGGAAGCCGAGTTCCTCGCCAAGCTGATGCAGAAGTTCGGCCTCACCGACGCGCAATCGAAGCAACTGCTGACGGACGCGCGTCCGGCGACGGCGCAGGCGCAGCTCGACAAGAGCGCGGGCGGCGCGACGCTCGACCTGCCTGAATCGTTCGATCGCGCCTGGCTGCGCGTCGGCCTTGCGCTCGACCGTACGAACTTCACCGTCGACAACCGCGATCGCGAAAAGGGCATCTACTACGTGCGTTACGCGGATTCGATGCAGGAACTTAAGCGCGACGGCCTGTTCGGCAAGCTGTTCTACAGCGACAAGAGCGCGAAGAAAGACAGCCACGAATTCCTCGTCAATGTGCGCTCGAAGGGCGACGCGATGACGCAGGTTGCCGTCGTCGACTCGAATGGTCAGGTGGATACGTCGTCGGACGCGCAGCGCATCGTGTCGCTGCTGCATGCGCAACTGAACTAAGGCGGGTCGTGCGATTCGCCAGTCTGGGAAGCGGCAGTGAAGGCAATGCATTGCTGGTCGAAGCCCAAAGCGGTGTCGCGACCACGCGCATCCTGCTGGACTGCGGCTTCTCGGGCAAAGAAATCGCCCGGCGGCTAGAGCGGCTGGGCGCTGGCGTCGACGAGCTCGACGCCATTCTCATCACGCACGAACACAGCGATCACATCGGCAGCGCGCTGACACTGGCGCGCAAGCTGTCCATTCCGTTGTACATGAGCTGGGGCACGGCGCGCGCCGTCGGCGCCGACGAAGCGGATATCGATCTGCATGTGCTGTGGGGCGACGAAGCCGTCGCAATCGGCGATCTGAGCGTGCTGCCGTACACCGTGCCGCACGATGCCCGCGAGCCGCTGCAGTACGTGTTTTCCGATGGTGCATCGCGCCTGGGCGTGCTGACCGACGTCGGCACGTCGACGCCGCATATCAGCGCGGTACTGAGCGGTTGCGACGCGCTCGTGCTGGAATGCAATCACGATGTGCAGATGCTGGCGGGTTCGCGATATCCGCCGTCGCTGAAGGCGCGGATCGGCGGCAATCATGGGCATCTGAACAATGACGCGGCGGCGGATATTCTCGCTTCCCTCGATCGCTCGAAGCTGCGGCATCTGGTGGCGGCGCATCTGAGTCAGCAGAACAATCTGCCTGAACTCGCGCAGGCGGCGATGGCTGCCGTGCTGGGCGCGGCGGCGACAGAAGTGGTAGTGGCGACGCAGGGCGACGGGTTCGGCTGGTTGAGCGTTTGAACGTCGCCCTCGTATGGCGCCTTGAAATCGCCTTGAAATGAAAAACGCCCGTGACGATTGCTCGTCACGGGCGTTTTGTTTTGGCTAGCGTTCAGCGTCGATCAGTTACGGTTGCCGCCGAAGATGCCGAGGATCGACAGCAAGTTCACGAACACGTTGTACAGGTCGAGGTAGATCGCGAGCGTGGCCGTGATGTAGTTCGTCTCGCCGCCGTTCACAACGCGTTGCACGTCGAACAGCATGTAGGCCGAGAAGATCACGATCGCGAGCACCGACACCGTCAGCATCAGCGCAGGCAGTTGCAGAAACACATTCGCAACCATGGCCAGCAGCAGCACGATCACGCCGACGAACAGCCATTTGCCGAGGCCCGAGAAGTCACGCTTGCTGACCGTGGCGATCGTCGCCATCGCGGCGAAGATCACACCAGTGCCACCGAAGGCGAGCATGATCAGCTGCGGCCCGTTCGAAAAGCCCAGGATGAAGCTCAACAGGCGCGACAGCATCAGGCCCATGAAGAACGTGAAGCCGAGCAGGACGAACACGCCGACGGAGCTGTCTTTCGTCTTCTGGATCGCGAACATGAAGCCGAACGCGATCGCGAAGAACGCGAGCATGCTCATCGCCGGGCTGGTGGCGGCGAACAGCGAGAAGCCGGTGGCGACGCCCACCCACGCGCCGAGGACGGTCGGCACCATCGACAGCGCGAGCAGCCAGTAGGTGTTGCGCAGTACCCGGTTGCGGGTCTCGGCCGTGGTGACGCTGCCGCCCCGACCGAAGTTATAGGGATATTCGTTCATGGTTTCTCCTTGCGTCAGACGCAGTGTTGCGACGTGGCTTGCAACGGTTTTTGTACGGTGCTGGCTGGCGATTGCCGCCGTCACGCGAACCCACAACCCTAAGATTAGCGGCGTAGCGGGGAGTTTCAATGCGGCACACGACACCGTGCGATTACATTGTGTTACCCCATTCTTAGCGCAGACTTAAAGGATTTGGGCGACCTCAACTTAGACCTTACAGTGTCGTAAGGGTTCAATCGCAATCATACACTGGAACATGCTACAATAGCGGATTCATTTAAATCTGTAACCTCTTAATTTTCTGGAGTTTTTATGGCGATCGAACGCACCCTGTCGATTATCAAGCCGGACGCAGTGGCCAAGAACGTGATCGGCCAGATCTACAGCCGCTTCGAAAACGCTGGCCTGAAGATCGTGGCATCGCGCATGGTTCATCTGTCGCGCGCTGACGCAGAGAAGTTCTACGCTGTGCACGCAGAACGCCCGTTCTTCAAGGATCTGGTTGAATTCATGATCTCCGGCCCGGTGCAGGTTCAAGTCCTGGAAGGCGAAGGCGCCATCCTGAAGAACCGCGACCTGATGGGTGCAACGGACCCGAAGAAGGCCGACAAGGGCACGATCCGTGCTGACTTCGCCGACAGCATCGACGCGAACGCAGTCCATGGCTCGGACGCAGTGGAAACGGCACGCGGCGAAATCGCGTTCTTCTTCCCGGAAGTCAACGTCTACTCGCGCTAAGCGCTTCGTAGGACAGCAGCAATAGCAGCAGGAGCGGGCGCGAGCGGCATACGCGTTCATGCAGCTTGTTGCATGAACGCAGTCTCGCACTGAATGGCAGGATTCGATATGACGAGCAGTCCCACCGTCAACCTTCTCGATCTCGACGCCGCTGGCCTCGTCGCTTATTGCGACAGCCTCGGCGAGAAGCCGTTTCGCGCCAAGCAATTGCAGCGCTGGCTACACCAGTACAACGCTGCCGACTTCGACGGGATGACCGATCTCGCGAAGTCCTTGCGCGAAAAGCTGAAAGGGCGTGCATCCATCACGATGCC
The DNA window shown above is from Paraburkholderia sp. PGU19 and carries:
- a CDS encoding site-2 protease family protein; this encodes MDSSLIQTIVVYALPVIFAITLHEAAHGYVARMLGDNTAYVLGRVSFNPMRHIDPIGTIVIPLVLYFATSGAFMFGYAKPVPVAFGNLRNPRWGSMWVALAGPLCNFAQALVWGIFGVALAAMNIDEPFFTRMAGAGVGVNLVLGVLNLFPLPPLDGGRVLTALLPVRPAMALARIEPYGFFIVMALVMTGALTRFWLRPLVNIGYEAVTVILTPLVSLL
- a CDS encoding tryptophan--tRNA ligase; this encodes MYPDRIFSGMRPTGSLHLGHYHGVLKNWVRLQSEYPCFFCVVDWHALTTHYETPEVIEKNVWDVLIDWLASGIDPAQATLFIQSRVPEHAELSLLLGMSTPLSWLERVPTYKEQIEKLRDKDLGTYGFLGYPVLMAADILLYRASLVPVGEDQVPHVEMAREMARRFNHMYGREPGFEEKANEAAKKLGGKRSKLYHELRVAYQQEGQEEALEKARAMLSESQSLSMSDRERLFGYLEGSRKIILPEPQVLLTEASRMPGLDGQKMSKSYGNTIGLREDAETITKKVRTMPTDPARVRRTDPGDPDKCPVWQLHQVYTDADTHEWVQKGCRTAGIGCLECKQPVIEGILREQQPMLERAQKYMDDPSLLRAIVADGCDKARRFASETMRDVREAMGLSYT
- a CDS encoding class I SAM-dependent methyltransferase, with the translated sequence MTGGQNLGASGASHAAIGEPSRWVKRWAHLVEAGGAVLDVASGAGRHARFFAARGHPVTAIDRDAAALESMNGVDGITTVAADIENGPWPLPADAQFAAVVVTNYLHRPLFPQLLGALAPGGVLVYETFAQGNETVGKPSNPAFLLAPGELLDTMRGLLRVVAFQDGFLAEPRPAYVQRICAVREPDGSVETKDTGVPPRYDLTG
- the dapA gene encoding 4-hydroxy-tetrahydrodipicolinate synthase; translation: MANGTQQDGVAIRGSIPAIITPMLEDGSLDLPAFRKLVDWHIEEGTNGLVVVGTSGESATLSVEEHVLMVRTAVEQAAGRIPVIAGAGANSTTEAIELTEQAKKVGADATLQVVPYYNKPTQEGIYRHFSKIAETVDLPVILYNVPGRTVADMSNETILRLANVPGIIGVKEATGNIDRAAHLIKSAPAHFGIYSGDDPTAIALMLLGGHGNISVTANIAPRLMSDLCKAALAADAKTAREIHLKLLSLHKNLFIESNPIPAKWALQQLGRVKGGIRLPLTPLDARYHDVVRAALREAGLLG
- the bamC gene encoding outer membrane protein assembly factor BamC — translated: MKRSALSLHATRLAALTLAAGAIASLSGCESLNDMLASDRVNYKATASAPPLAVPSDLSAAQIDQRYVAPPAGAALGGAPQRAKTTAGNLTEGVPSTQDPLGMHIERDGDRRWLVVDGRSPEQLWPQLQEFWTENGFSLKTDAPTTGIMSTDWAENRANIPDDWFRRTIGKVVDFAYSSGTRDSFRTLVSRDSSGTGATDISITHSAMEEVLTGQDKTSSRWVERPRDPALEAEFLAKLMQKFGLTDAQSKQLLTDARPATAQAQLDKSAGGATLDLPESFDRAWLRVGLALDRTNFTVDNRDREKGIYYVRYADSMQELKRDGLFGKLFYSDKSAKKDSHEFLVNVRSKGDAMTQVAVVDSNGQVDTSSDAQRIVSLLHAQLN
- a CDS encoding MBL fold metallo-hydrolase, whose amino-acid sequence is MRFASLGSGSEGNALLVEAQSGVATTRILLDCGFSGKEIARRLERLGAGVDELDAILITHEHSDHIGSALTLARKLSIPLYMSWGTARAVGADEADIDLHVLWGDEAVAIGDLSVLPYTVPHDAREPLQYVFSDGASRLGVLTDVGTSTPHISAVLSGCDALVLECNHDVQMLAGSRYPPSLKARIGGNHGHLNNDAAADILASLDRSKLRHLVAAHLSQQNNLPELAQAAMAAVLGAAATEVVVATQGDGFGWLSV
- a CDS encoding Bax inhibitor-1/YccA family protein, with product MNEYPYNFGRGGSVTTAETRNRVLRNTYWLLALSMVPTVLGAWVGVATGFSLFAATSPAMSMLAFFAIAFGFMFAIQKTKDSSVGVFVLLGFTFFMGLMLSRLLSFILGFSNGPQLIMLAFGGTGVIFAAMATIATVSKRDFSGLGKWLFVGVIVLLLAMVANVFLQLPALMLTVSVLAIVIFSAYMLFDVQRVVNGGETNYITATLAIYLDLYNVFVNLLSILGIFGGNRN
- the ndk gene encoding nucleoside-diphosphate kinase, which gives rise to MAIERTLSIIKPDAVAKNVIGQIYSRFENAGLKIVASRMVHLSRADAEKFYAVHAERPFFKDLVEFMISGPVQVQVLEGEGAILKNRDLMGATDPKKADKGTIRADFADSIDANAVHGSDAVETARGEIAFFFPEVNVYSR